Proteins from a genomic interval of Uloborus diversus isolate 005 chromosome 4, Udiv.v.3.1, whole genome shotgun sequence:
- the LOC129220037 gene encoding piggyBac transposable element-derived protein 4-like, with protein sequence MQRQSKDDASSTPETMDTAGTSRKKGRCYLCKSDNKEQNACMKCGKYICNEVIHALWDLWIEILPKIVNPSAYVTVNEQLVAFRGNFPFRQYMPKKPVKYGIKLCVLCDNETGYVWNIQPHLGKPTNQPRETNQGLRFIVWSERT encoded by the exons ATGCAAAGACAATCAAAAGACGATGCCAGTTCTACTCCCGAAACAATGGACACGGCAGGCACGAGTAGGAAAAAAGGTCGTTGCTATTTGTGCAAATCAGACAATAAAGAACAAAATGCATGTATGAAGTGTGGCAAATACATAT gtAATGAAGTTATTCATGCATTATGGGATTTATGGATAGAGATATTACCAAAAATTGTGAACCCCAGTGCATATGTTACTGTTAATGAACAATTGGTTGCTTTCAGAGGAAACTTCCCTTTTAGGCAATACATGCCCAAGAAACCAGTCAAGTACGGCATCAAGCTTTGCGTTCTGTGTGACAATGAAACTGGCTATGTGTGGAACATCCAACCACATCTTGGAAAACCAACAAACCAACCTCGCGAGACAAATCAAGGTCTTAGATTTATCGTATGGTCTGAAAGGACATAA